Genomic window (Xylanimonas protaetiae):
CCCGTCGAGCAGCAGCGCGCAGCGGGCCAGCACGGGTGCCGCGCCCGGGGCCTCCTGGGCGAGGCGGGCGACGACGTCCGCCACCGACGCCCCGGCGTCCAGGACCACGCGGTGCTGCGACCACCCGAGCGCGGCGCGGGCCGCCGCGAAGGCGCTCACCTCGACCGTCGCCGCCGCCGCCGCCGCCGCCGTCGTCGTCGTCTTCGTCGTCATCGTCAGCCTCCGATCGCGCTCATCGTGCGGGCCGGCTGCACGAACCCCGCCGCCGTCATGCCGTGCCCCGCGGCCTTGCCCCACATGGCCGTCCGCCACAGGGTCGCCAAGGCCTCGTCGTCCGCGCCGGCGCGCAGCGGCCCGAGCAGGTCGGTCTCGGTGTGCGCGAACAGGCAGCTGCGCACCCCGCCCTCGGCCGTGAGCCGTGTGCGGCGGCAGTCGTCGCAGAACGGCTCGGTGACCGAGGCGATGATGCCGACGCGGCCCAGCGGGTCGCCGCCCGCGCGCGGGCGCACCACGAACCGTTCGGCGGGCGCGCCGTCGCGCGGTTCCTCGTCGGGGGCGAGCGCGAACCGCCCGCCGAGCTGCTCGCGCACCTCCGCGGCCGTCACCATCGCCGCCCGGTCCCAGGCGTGGTCGGCGTCGAGCGGCATCTGCTCGATGAACCGCAGCTCGAAGCCGCGGTCCAGGCACCACGTGAGCAGGTCGGCCGCATGGTCCAGGTTGAGACCGCGGACGAGCACGGCGTTGACCTTGACGACGTCGAACACCGCGGCGGCCGCCTCGATCCCCGCGAGCGTCCGCTCCAGGAACGGTCGCCGCGCGAGCCGGGCGAAGGTGTCGGGGTCGAGCGTGTCGAGCGAGATGTTGACCCGGTCCAGGCCCGCGTCCTTGAGCGCCCGCGCGCGGTGGTCCAGCCCCACGGCGTTGGTGGTCAGGGAGATCTCGGGGCGGGCCGGGAGCGCGGCGACGTCCGCGACGACGTCGACCAGGTCGGCCCGGAGCAGCGGCTCGCCGCCCGTGAACCGCACCTGCCGGACGCCGAGGTCGCGCGTGGCGACGCCGACCAGGCGGGCGATCTCCTCGCGCGTCATCACGGCGTCCCGGGGGAGCGTCGGCAGGCCCTCCGCGGGCATGCAGTAGGTGCAGCGCAGGTTGCAGCGGTCCGTCAGCGAGACGCGCAGGTCCGTGGCCGTGCGGCCGAACCGGTCGACCAGCCCCGGCACCCGCGGCCGGTCGTCCGGCAGGGAGACGTCCCCCGCGCGCACCGCGGACGGCAGCACGGGCATGCCGAGGGCGACGGCCGTCATGGCGTCCCCGCGGCGTCGGGCTCCCACGCCCGGGCGAGCGCCGCGGCCCGCTCGACGGCGTCCGACGCGCCCGCGGTCAGGGGTGCGGCCTCGGGCACGGGCGCCTCGGACACGGCCGCGGCGGCGCGCGCGGCCACGTCCGCCAGCGCGCGGGCGTACCCCGCGGCGTACGCGGCGACCGGTCCGGCGGGGCGGGCGACGTGGTGCGCGACCTCGCGGGTCAGGTCGAGCACGGACTGGATGTCGACGGTGCCTGCGGGCAGGTCGAGCTCGCGCTCGAGGGCGGCCACCCAGCCGGACAGCAGCGTCTCCGGGTCGTTCACGGCATCCCCTTCCGTGCCGCGGCGTCGCGCCGCGCCTGGTTCATTCGTGCGAGGTCGTCCCACGTGTCGACGTCGTCGCTCGCGCCGTCGGTGTCCGGCACCGCGGCCAGCCGCAGCGCGGCGACCAGACGACGGACCGGTTGGTCGTGCACGCTACCCGCCTGCGCGCGCAGCGTCTCCACCGCGGCCACCAGCCGGTCGCGGCGCACGGCCGCGACGAGCCACTGCGCGTGCCCGCCGCGCTCGAGGCAGGCGCCGTCGACGTCGTCGGTGACCGCCGCCAGCAGCCGCGGCACCGCGCGGCCCGCGCCGGGGACGTCGACGGCGAGGAGCACGACGACGCCCGGCGACCCGGGCCGTGCGAGCGCCCGCAGGCCCGCGTCGATCCCGGCCACCGGTCCACCGAAGGGCGGGTCCTCGCGCGTGAGCACCGCCCGCCCGACGGCGTCGGCGAGGTCCGCCGGCCCCACGACGGCGACCGCCGTGGCCTCGGCGACAGCGGCCAGGGCCAGGTCCAGCAGGCGCGTCCCGCCGAGCAGCAGGCCCGGCTTCGGAGTGCCGCCGAGGCGGGCGGCCCGGCCCCCCGCGAGCACGATCGCGTCGAAGGCCGTCACAGCGGCACCACCTCCAGCAGGTCGCCGGGGCCGGCACCGTCGGCCGGGACGAGGGCGAGGCCGTCGGCGCCGAGCAGCGCGGACAGCGCGTGCCCGCCCGTCGCGGCACCGGACGCCGGGACGACGCCGTCCACCGTCGTCCGCACCGGGACGACCCGGGTGAACATCCCGGGACTGCCGCAGCCGCGGCCGTGCGCCGTCCCCCAGCCCACCGCATCCGGCGCCACGGCCAGCAGCGCCGAGCAGGGACCCGTCTCGCCCCGGAGCGCGGCGAGCGCGGGCCGCACGAACAGGTACGTCGCCGCGAACGCCGCCACGGGCGTGCCGGGCAGGGCGACCCACGGGACGCCGCGCCACGTCGCGAGCCCCTGCGGCCGCCCCGGGCGCATGGCGACGCCCGTCAGGTCGACGTCGGCCGCCGGACCGCCCGGTGCGGTGAGCACCTCGCGGACGACGTCCCACGCTCCCGCGGACACCCCACCCGTCGTGACGATCAGGTCGACGTCCCCAGCGAGCTTGTCGAGGACCGCGCGCAGCGCCGCGGCGTCGTCGGGCACGCCGCCGCGACGGACGGGCTCGCCGCCTGCCGCCCGGACGATCGCGCCGACCATGAGCGAGTTCGAGTCCACGACGCCGCCCGGGCCGACGCTCCCGCCCCAGGGCCGCAGCTCGGAGCCCGTCGAGACGACGGCGATGTAGGGGCGCGGGGTGCCCGTGCCGCGAGTCGGGACGGCGGGCGGCCCGTCCGGGGCGTGCGTGTCCGAGGCGAGCGGGTGTGCGGCGCCCGACTCGGTGGTGCCGGGACGGCAGGACGCGGGTGAGGACCCGGCGCCCGGCCGGGCGGCGCCGGGTCCGCCGGCGGCGGGCCGGCGGGCCACCCGCAGCCCGCCCACGCGGGAGGCCGCCGCCGCGGCGATCAGCGCGGGGGTCACGGCGTCGCCACGCCGCGCGAGCACCACGCCGACGGCGACGTCCTCCCCGCGCCGCCGGACGTTGGCCTTGTGCGGCCGGGTCAGGGTCACGGTGGCCTCGGTGCCGTCGCGGCCGGGGGCGAACCGCCCTGTCGAGGTCGCCTCGACGGGCACGACGGCGTCGGCCCCGGGCGGCAGGGGCGCGCCCGTCATGATCCGGACGGCCTCGCCGGGTCCGAGGACGGCAGGTCCGGGATCGCCCGCGCGGACGGCACCGGCGACGGTCAGCGTCACCGCTTGGTCGTCGGGCAGGCCGGCGAGCCGCACCGCGTACCCGTCGACCGCTGCGTGGTCGAAGCCGGGCACGGGCGCGACGGCGACGACGTCGTCGGCGAGCGCGATCCCGGGCTCGGCGAGGGCCGCGTCGTCGAGCGGCAGCCATGCCGGAGCGGACGGTCCGCCGTCCACGAAGGCGCCGCTGCTGTGGACGTGGTTGCCGGTGCCGCGCCCAGCCGCGCCCCGCACGGCCGCGCCCCGCACGGCCGCGCCCCGCACGGCCGCGATGCGCGCGAGCAGCGTCGCGACGTGCTCGTCGATCGTGCGGACGGAGGGCGTGCTGCTCACGGCGTGGAACCGTACCGGGCCGAGATCTCGCGTTCGTGGCGGAATGCTCACGGCCGGCGTCGTCGAGCGGTGAGGACCTGGGTCATTGCGTGCGTCCCCGCCGCGGCGCGGCGGGGACGCACGACCTGGCCGGCATCGCGTGAGCGAGCACGACGTACGGCCGCAGCGGCCGCCGTCAGGCGCGGGAGGGCGGGACCTCTCGGTCACGACGACGGCGGACGGCCCCGACGATGCACGCGCCGGCGACGACGAGGACCACCGCGGCAGCGGCCGCGGCGCCGATCTCGGCACCCGTGCGCGGCAGCCGCACGACGGGCGGGGTCGTGGCCTGCCCCAGGTCGCGGACGACCTGGATGATGGTGCCGTCGTGGTCGTCCTCGTCGTTGTCGTAGTCGTTGCGCTCGTCGTCCGAGCTCATCGAGGTGTTGGACTCGTCGATCTCGTTGTCCTCCCACGAGTGGTAGACGAGCCGGTCTCGCTCGACGGCGAGGTTCGTCCGCGCGGGGGTGGAGTCGACGTCCGCGACCTGCTGCCAGGTGCCGGGCACGCCGTCGTACGTCGTCGCCGCGAGGGGTCGCGCGGTCACCCGGGGCTGCACGTCGACGCCGAAGGCAACGTTCGAGGCCGTGACGGCGCCGGCCGAGGCGGTGCGGTTCTGCGCGGGCTCGGCCGAGGTCGGGACCCACCCGCTGAACTTCGAGATCTCGACGAAGCTGTAGTGGTCCGCCACGTCGACGCCCGAGCCGAGCGCCTCCGGCAGCACCTGCAGCGTCAGGTGGACCTCGAAGTCCTCGCCCGGTGCGAGGACGATGCCGGCCTCCTCCATCGACATGTGCCACAGGCCGTCCGCCGCGAGCTCCCAGCCATCGTTGTCGTGGCCGGGCACGGTGTTCATGAGCAGGCCGCCCGCGTAGTCCAGGCCCGCGGCGGAGTGGTTGACGAGCTCGTCGACGCGCGCGGTCCGGTTGCCCTGGTTGAACAGGTGGATGTCGTGGACCACGAGGTCGCCGACGCGGATGTCGACCGTCGGGTCGTCGAACGTGACGTGCGGGACCACGAACTCCGGCCCGGTGTCCGTGGTCGGCGACTGCCGCTCGAACACGCGCGCGCCGTCGCGCCAGACCTCCGAGACCCAGGTCCGCAGGGCGAGGTCGTAGACCGGTGCGTCGTCGGCCGGCGACGGCGTCACCTTGGGGGACGCGACGACGTCGTACAGCCACTTGTCGCGAGCCACGGGGTCGGTCATGGGGAGCGTGACGAGGAACGGTGCGACGACGTCGGCGCCGTCGGGCGCGACCTCCGTGACCTTGTACAGGCCCAGGGCGAGGTTCCGGAAGGCGACCTCGCCGTCCGCGTCGGTGACGCCCTGCCTCACCGGCTCGGTGGTGACGGTGGCGGGGTCCTGGCCGGCGAGAGCCTCCGCGGCGAGCCAGCCCTCGGTCGTGGTGAGGTCGACCCCGGGCACGCGCCCCAGGGCGAAGACGGCTCCGGCGTCGGGCGTCCCGAGGGTCGCGTCATCGTCGCCGACCAGGTACTTGCGGACCGTGAGGCTGCACGGCCTCGACGGGTCGATCGACGCGGCCGAGGCGGCGACGGGTGCCGCGAGCGAGAGCGCGAAGGCCGCGGCGAGCGCGACGAGCCAGGTTGCGGGGCGCTTCATCACAGGTGCCTTCCGTGGTACTCGGGGTGGGCTTGCGGCGCGTCGGCCAGAAGGCGAGCGCCATCACTCCGGTGGCGCCGCCGCCGGTGGTGGCGGCCCACCAGGGGAAGCCGGGGTCGGCGGTCTGGTACGTCACCGTGTCGTCCGTGTCGGGGGCGGGATCGGTGGTCCGCTCGCCCCGGACCAGCAGGCGGTGGGTGTTGACGTACGTGGGGTAGCACGTCGTGAGGGTCACCAGGTCCTTGCCCTCCTCGATCCGGATGAGGTCCGTCGAGTCGGTCGCCTTGACCGGGGTGATGTCGGTGACCTTGTACGCGAGCTGACGGCCCATCACGGAGATCGTGAAGACGTCGCCGACCTCGACCTTCGCGAGCCGGTTGAAGAGCGTCGCCTTGCTCCAGCCGGAGTGCGCGCCGATCACCGCGTGCGTCGACGGGCCGCCCACGGGGAGCGAGGTGCCGTAGAGGTGGCCGGCGCTCACGTCGAGCGACGTGGGGGAGGTGCCGTGGACGACGGGCAGGCGCGCGTCGATGGAGTCGACGGTCAGGTCGGCCATCAAGGAGGTGCCGTCGAGCGAGAGCAGCTTCTCGTAGTCCCTGTACAGGAGGGCCGTCTCGTCGGCCGCACCGAACTCGTGGATGGCGTGCCCGATCTCACTCGCGCCGCCCGCTGCCAGCCACGCGTTGTACTCCTGCGCCGCGGCGAACTGGGCGTCCTGCTCGTCCGAGGGCGTCGACGCCGTCATCCGGGCGAACTCCGTCGTGCGTTGCGATGCGGCCCGGTCGTTGAACCATGTGAGAGCGGGGTTCCACTGCCAGACGACCAGCGCGCCGAGAACGACGGTGGCGACGACGACCCGACGCGTGAGGTCGCGGCGCTGGCCGGGCTTCTCGAGCTTGTGACGGGACATGGAACCTCCTCCCTAGTGGGAGTTGCTGGGAAGGTGCGGAGTTGCTGGGAAGGTGCGATCGGTGGTGCGGCCCCGGAAGTGACGCCCCGGGGCCGCACCGTGCGTTGCGTGAGGTCAGTCGTTCACGCGACGGGACCGAACGAGCCAGACGACGCCGCCAGCGACGACGAGAGTCGCGAGGATCGGGAGGATGGCGCGGTTGCCACCGATGGAAGGAAGTTCGAAGCCCTCTCGCTGCGAGTTCACATACTCCATAGTGACGACGGCGTTGTCACGGTTGGTGATGCGGAACTGGCGCGGCTTGTTATCCGGGCCGACCTTGTAGCCTGCAGGCGGCGTCTTCTCGACAGCCCAATAGGTTACGTCTCCCTTTCCGGGATTTCCCTCCGTTCCTCCGCCGTCGGCCCAGTCCGAGTACCGCAGGAGAAACGTAGCGATGCCAGAGTCATCGGTACGCTCCGTTGCCAATGGCGTGGCACCATTCTTCAGTGCGCCGTCTTCGACATCGCTATCCTTGTAAACCTCAAAGACGGCACCCGGGAGAAGAGATCCGCTCTCGCTCGTCTTCGTGACTACAAGTTTGCCCCACTTCGTGTACACCGGAGACGAGTCGCCAGTGTAGGTTCCGGCAGGTGAGGTAACGATGTACGAAGCATCGTTCTCAATCATGCCGGTTCCGATGGCCCGAGCGTTCACTGAGAACCGAAAAACCATCGTCTCGCCGGTCTGATCGCTGAAGCGGTCGGCGATCTCGTCTTCCGAGAAGACAACGGTGAGTGTCCTGTCGGTAAGCTTAGCGGTGCCAAAAGTAGCTTCCTGCGGCCGCGTGTCGTTCGGCTTCGGTGACGACTCGGCGCTCCAACTAGGATGTGACAAATGACCCCACCCTGCACCGGTCTCCAGAGTCGACCAGTCAACCGAGAGCAGAGGATCAAACGTGTCGCTGAGCTCGACTTTTGTCGCACTCTTGGGGACCTCGATGCGCACGTCGTAGTGGACAAGACGATCTTCAAAATACGGATCTGAGTCCCTGACCTCCTTAACCATGAAGTTTGCCGTGTTCTTCGGATAGACGTTCACGTCGTAGACCCATCCGCCATTGTCTAGGTCCGGTAGCGGGAGTGTCACCAGGAACTTCATGAGGTTGCCGTCGAGCGTGACACTCGAAGAGGACGAGCTGTTGCCCGTCTCAGTGACTAGGTACACGCCAAGGGGGAGATCCTCGAATGGCGCACTGCCAACGAACCTCAGTTCCCCCTTCTCGTCGGTCGTCCCAGATCTCTTGAGGCGACTGGCGTCATCAGCCGCATCAATGGCGTCTCGGGCTGCATCGACATCCATCTCTGCTGCAGCCTCCCACCCAGCACTCTGTGTCAGATCGATGCCAGGTACGAGTTCGATTGTGAACGCAACCCCCTTGATGGGGAACCCCTGGTGATCCAGAACGGAGCCGTCCGCGGGCGCCCCAGGGACTTCGGTCGCGGCCAGCTTTGTGATGGTGAGGCTGCGCGCGTGGGTTGAGTCGATGGTCGCGGGCGGGGCTGGCGGATCTGCCGCGGCGGCGCCTGATGCGATGAGCGGTGTCGTGAGCAACGCAAGCGCTGCAGCGAGGGGAACCGCTATGCGGCCCCTGGTGTTCTTGACCACTGCAGGTTCCTTCTCTCTGGGTGGGCCCCGGGCATCGGGGGACAGCGAAACGTCTGGAGTTACGGTTTGCGCGTTCCGCGGCGACGACGGGCGGCAAAGAGATAGGCGGTAAGGGCGACGATGACCGCAATGGCCCCGCCACCAGACGTACTGGGGGGCCCACCAACGGCCGGCAGAGGGACTGTGCCAGCGGCGTCGCCAGGGTTAGGCGGCGGCGACGCAGGCTCCGAGCAACCCGCGACTGTGACGCTCGCTGCGGAACTCACCGAGGTGACCTCTTGCGCTCCGAACCGAGCGGTGGCGTGCGCGGTGTTTACGAACTCGCACTTCTGCGGTGCCGTCTGGGCGTCATCGATCTCCGCCGCGGTGAGCTTGTGGTGCCCAGTGAACTGGGCCGTCTCACCGGGAGCGAGGGTGACCCCCGCTGATGGGCTGAGCGTGCCGTGGTCGATCAGGTCGTCCTCGATGGTGATTCCCGTCAATACGGTGTCCCCGGTGTTGACCACATCGAACTTGTAGGCGATCTGTTCGTCTTTCTGGTAACCGTCGACCTTACCGTCGACGCTCTTCTCGATGGTAAGGGCAGGCGACGGAGGATTCACGAGTGTGGTGACCTCAAGCATGCGGATCAGGTGGACGTCCGTGAAGTCGCCCGTCGATCCGGTGAATCCGAACTTGAAGTACTCCGGCATGGCCTGAGTCATCCGGTGTGACAGCAGCGGTGTGCTCGCCGCGAGAGTGCTCTCGGCGCCGTCGAAGGCTATGAACACGCGCACCAATGGATTGGCCTCCGGTGAGACTATGATTCGCACCAGGCGCTTTGATGACGCGAGGCGCTCGGGGAGGGTGCGCCAGGGCTCGTCCAGTACGCTGGGTCCCCTCAGGAGACTGCTGCCGAGCGAGCTGGTCCGAGCGACGCCGTCGCCGTCCAGTACAACGGTCGACGTCAGATACTCGTATCCGTTGAACCCGTTGCCGGGGCCTCGCAAAGTGATGGTGTTGGGGACGTTCTGCCCCCATTCCGTCCCGGCTGGTGAGCGGCTCGCGCCGGGCGCGAAAGTGCACCGCCATTTCATGCCGGTGGACCCGCGGCACTCGGTATCGTCCTGGATGTAGTTCCCAAGCACGTCAAAGCCGATGCCGAGATATCCGTTGGAGACTCCGGGCGTCCACGTGCCGTTCCACTGGTCGTACTTCTGCGCGTAGCCGAGGGAGCCGCCATAGGCGCCAGGCTCCGTCAACTGCTTGTCTTCCGTGCCGTCGGTGATGAAGAACCCGATGCCGTCGGCTGCGGGAGCGTCCCTGTGCCCTCTGGCGTACTGGCCCCGCGTCGTCGAGTTGAATTGGTACATCTCGAAGGTGATATCGAGGCCTCCCCTGGTGGGAAGGGGAGAGTTGTAAAGCACCCCGCCGACCTTGTCGTGGTTGCTGTCCGTGAGCTGAAGGAACCCTTCGTCTGCTTCACTCGGCTTTGGGGCGTCTCTACGTGCGTCGGCTTGGAGAAGTGGCGGAGAGAGCGCCTTCCCGTCGTCGTCCTTCAGGTCGCACCCGAGTTTCGGTGCGAAACTCGCGCTGGGCATCGGTTTGCAGGGATCCAAGGTCGATGGGTCTTCTGTCGGCGTTGGGTCCGGCGCGTTAGTGAGGCCGGCGTGGCCGAGCAGAGTGAACGCACTGTTGGTAAACGTCGAGCCCGTGAAGGTTTCCTTCAGCAGTTGCTGTGGCGTACCTGGTGACGGCTCGTTGATCACACCCGCCGTCGAAGGCGACGCCGTCCCCAGCCCCACGCCGATCCCCGCCGCCACGACCGCGATTGCCGCGATAGATCTACGCAGTCGCATCGACAGCACCTCCGTACTTCCACTGATGCTCGAGCGGCCACCACGGTCGCTCGAAGGTGGCCCCAAGGTAGTGACAACTAGAGGGGGCCGAGGAGCGAGCGGTCGCCGGACGCACGGTGGCCTGGCGGCGATGTGTGCTCGTGACTTAAGGGCCCATCAAGGGGTATGCCTTCGGTCAAGGAAGGGCAGTTAACGCCCTTGGGGAATGCCATCGAGTTTGGCGTCATCGATGTTCATGATGAGAACCGTTCCGCACCTCTCAGGCCCGCGCCGCACCCTGTGCGCTAGACCTCACGGGAAGTTCACGCACCCACGGCGGCCCCGAAACACCCCGTCCCTAGCGTCGTGCCCGCTGGTCCGGAGCCGCTGTGGAGACCTCGGACCGCACCCGCCGCCGGTGCCTGCCGGCGGTCCAGGGCGCCCGACGTCGTCGGGCGCGTGGCGAAGGAGGCCGCATGGCGGTGCAGACCACGCAGACCACGCCGACGACCGTCCCGGCGACCGGGAGCGCCGCCCGGCGCCCAGGACGCTGGATCGACCGCTGGGACCCTGAGGACGCCGCCTT
Coding sequences:
- a CDS encoding MoaD/ThiS family protein; the protein is MTTKTTTTAAAAAAATVEVSAFAAARAALGWSQHRVVLDAGASVADVVARLAQEAPGAAPVLARCALLLDGRRVADAASAVVPDGARLDLLPPFAGG
- a CDS encoding molybdopterin molybdotransferase MoeA, with product MSSTPSVRTIDEHVATLLARIAAVRGAAVRGAAVRGAAGRGTGNHVHSSGAFVDGGPSAPAWLPLDDAALAEPGIALADDVVAVAPVPGFDHAAVDGYAVRLAGLPDDQAVTLTVAGAVRAGDPGPAVLGPGEAVRIMTGAPLPPGADAVVPVEATSTGRFAPGRDGTEATVTLTRPHKANVRRRGEDVAVGVVLARRGDAVTPALIAAAAASRVGGLRVARRPAAGGPGAARPGAGSSPASCRPGTTESGAAHPLASDTHAPDGPPAVPTRGTGTPRPYIAVVSTGSELRPWGGSVGPGGVVDSNSLMVGAIVRAAGGEPVRRGGVPDDAAALRAVLDKLAGDVDLIVTTGGVSAGAWDVVREVLTAPGGPAADVDLTGVAMRPGRPQGLATWRGVPWVALPGTPVAAFAATYLFVRPALAALRGETGPCSALLAVAPDAVGWGTAHGRGCGSPGMFTRVVPVRTTVDGVVPASGAATGGHALSALLGADGLALVPADGAGPGDLLEVVPL
- a CDS encoding SpaH/EbpB family LPXTG-anchored major pilin, whose amino-acid sequence is MKRPATWLVALAAAFALSLAAPVAASAASIDPSRPCSLTVRKYLVGDDDATLGTPDAGAVFALGRVPGVDLTTTEGWLAAEALAGQDPATVTTEPVRQGVTDADGEVAFRNLALGLYKVTEVAPDGADVVAPFLVTLPMTDPVARDKWLYDVVASPKVTPSPADDAPVYDLALRTWVSEVWRDGARVFERQSPTTDTGPEFVVPHVTFDDPTVDIRVGDLVVHDIHLFNQGNRTARVDELVNHSAAGLDYAGGLLMNTVPGHDNDGWELAADGLWHMSMEEAGIVLAPGEDFEVHLTLQVLPEALGSGVDVADHYSFVEISKFSGWVPTSAEPAQNRTASAGAVTASNVAFGVDVQPRVTARPLAATTYDGVPGTWQQVADVDSTPARTNLAVERDRLVYHSWEDNEIDESNTSMSSDDERNDYDNDEDDHDGTIIQVVRDLGQATTPPVVRLPRTGAEIGAAAAAAVVLVVAGACIVGAVRRRRDREVPPSRA
- the mobA gene encoding molybdenum cofactor guanylyltransferase codes for the protein MTAFDAIVLAGGRAARLGGTPKPGLLLGGTRLLDLALAAVAEATAVAVVGPADLADAVGRAVLTREDPPFGGPVAGIDAGLRALARPGSPGVVVLLAVDVPGAGRAVPRLLAAVTDDVDGACLERGGHAQWLVAAVRRDRLVAAVETLRAQAGSVHDQPVRRLVAALRLAAVPDTDGASDDVDTWDDLARMNQARRDAAARKGMP
- the moaA gene encoding GTP 3',8-cyclase MoaA → MTAVALGMPVLPSAVRAGDVSLPDDRPRVPGLVDRFGRTATDLRVSLTDRCNLRCTYCMPAEGLPTLPRDAVMTREEIARLVGVATRDLGVRQVRFTGGEPLLRADLVDVVADVAALPARPEISLTTNAVGLDHRARALKDAGLDRVNISLDTLDPDTFARLARRPFLERTLAGIEAAAAVFDVVKVNAVLVRGLNLDHAADLLTWCLDRGFELRFIEQMPLDADHAWDRAAMVTAAEVREQLGGRFALAPDEEPRDGAPAERFVVRPRAGGDPLGRVGIIASVTEPFCDDCRRTRLTAEGGVRSCLFAHTETDLLGPLRAGADDEALATLWRTAMWGKAAGHGMTAAGFVQPARTMSAIGG
- a CDS encoding DUF6457 domain-containing protein produces the protein MNDPETLLSGWVAALERELDLPAGTVDIQSVLDLTREVAHHVARPAGPVAAYAAGYARALADVAARAAAAVSEAPVPEAAPLTAGASDAVERAAALARAWEPDAAGTP
- a CDS encoding DUF7507 domain-containing protein is translated as MRLRRSIAAIAVVAAGIGVGLGTASPSTAGVINEPSPGTPQQLLKETFTGSTFTNSAFTLLGHAGLTNAPDPTPTEDPSTLDPCKPMPSASFAPKLGCDLKDDDGKALSPPLLQADARRDAPKPSEADEGFLQLTDSNHDKVGGVLYNSPLPTRGGLDITFEMYQFNSTTRGQYARGHRDAPAADGIGFFITDGTEDKQLTEPGAYGGSLGYAQKYDQWNGTWTPGVSNGYLGIGFDVLGNYIQDDTECRGSTGMKWRCTFAPGASRSPAGTEWGQNVPNTITLRGPGNGFNGYEYLTSTVVLDGDGVARTSSLGSSLLRGPSVLDEPWRTLPERLASSKRLVRIIVSPEANPLVRVFIAFDGAESTLAASTPLLSHRMTQAMPEYFKFGFTGSTGDFTDVHLIRMLEVTTLVNPPSPALTIEKSVDGKVDGYQKDEQIAYKFDVVNTGDTVLTGITIEDDLIDHGTLSPSAGVTLAPGETAQFTGHHKLTAAEIDDAQTAPQKCEFVNTAHATARFGAQEVTSVSSAASVTVAGCSEPASPPPNPGDAAGTVPLPAVGGPPSTSGGGAIAVIVALTAYLFAARRRRGTRKP
- a CDS encoding SpaH/EbpB family LPXTG-anchored major pilin — encoded protein: MVKNTRGRIAVPLAAALALLTTPLIASGAAAADPPAPPATIDSTHARSLTITKLAATEVPGAPADGSVLDHQGFPIKGVAFTIELVPGIDLTQSAGWEAAAEMDVDAARDAIDAADDASRLKRSGTTDEKGELRFVGSAPFEDLPLGVYLVTETGNSSSSSSVTLDGNLMKFLVTLPLPDLDNGGWVYDVNVYPKNTANFMVKEVRDSDPYFEDRLVHYDVRIEVPKSATKVELSDTFDPLLSVDWSTLETGAGWGHLSHPSWSAESSPKPNDTRPQEATFGTAKLTDRTLTVVFSEDEIADRFSDQTGETMVFRFSVNARAIGTGMIENDASYIVTSPAGTYTGDSSPVYTKWGKLVVTKTSESGSLLPGAVFEVYKDSDVEDGALKNGATPLATERTDDSGIATFLLRYSDWADGGGTEGNPGKGDVTYWAVEKTPPAGYKVGPDNKPRQFRITNRDNAVVTMEYVNSQREGFELPSIGGNRAILPILATLVVAGGVVWLVRSRRVND